Genomic window (Prevotella melaninogenica ATCC 25845):
TAAGCGTTGAACATCAGAGATAATTGTTGTAGGTACCAAACCGTCAATAGTTTTTCCTTGGCTTACTCGTTGGCGTATATCTGTACTGCTGATATCAATAAAAGGTGTTTGAAGAATAGTGACACCATGGGGCAGTGACGTTTCTGAGATTCTTTGGTTGTGTCGTGGATAGACTACGATAGGGTAGTGAGTGAGGATATCCTCTGCATGATACCATCGGTCGAAGGCTTCCCAATTGTCACCACCAACAAGAAGTGTGAAGCGATGAGTGGGGAAGTCATGGCTGAGATGCTGTAGGGTATTCCAAGTATAAGAAGGTTTCGGAAGTCGGAACTCATAGTCCGAAGCCTTAAAATGTGGGTTATCAGCAGTCGCTTTACGTACTAAGTCCAAGCGGAGGTGGTCAGCTAAAAGCTGCTGGTTCACCTTGAAAGGGTTTTGTGGTGATACCATAAACCATACCTCGTCTAAGTTTTCTTTTTCAAGAAAGGCTTTGGCAAGGGCTATATGTCCGTTGTGAATGGGGTTGAAGGAACCACCAAAGATGCCAATGGAAGCCTCCCCCGATGAAGGGAAAGCCTCCCCCAACCCCTCCGAAGGGAGGGGAGTGCTAATAGGAGTGAAGTGAGATGATGGTTTCATAATGGTGTAATGGGCTTTAGAACCTATAAGTATTAGCAGTGCTATATGTTCTATTCATTATAGAAAATATAGGTGTTATTAGAAATGGTTCTTTTACTATTTGCAATCTATTAGGGCTCCCCTCCTTTCGGAGGGGTTGGGGGAGGCTTCTTATCCCTCTAAAAATTCCTTCACAGCCTTGTAAGTCTCTTGCTTTGCTTTCTCAAGGTCATCATTTACGATTATCTTATCGAATTTCTCAGCGAAGGTAAGCTCCTCTGAAGCCTTAGTAAGGCGGTTTTCAATCGCCTCTGCACTATCTGTTTGTCTGCCAACAAGGCGACGGCGTAGTTCTTCAACAGATGGAGGCTGAATGAAAAGACTTAAAGCACGGTCACCATAGAACTTCTTGATGTTGCAGCCACCCTTCACATCAACATCGAAGATAACGTTCTGGCCTGCTGCAGACTGGCTCTCTACCTGTGATTTTAACGTGCCATAAAAGCGGTCCTCGTAAACCTCTTCATACTCAAGGAACTCTCCATTAGCAATTTTCTCTTTGAACTGTTCAGGTGAAAGGAAGATATATTCTACACCATTCTGCTCCGTACCACGTGGTGCACGGGTAGTACAACTAATAGAAAAAGCCAACTTTAGTTCAGGATGTTCTTTCATTAACCACTGAACGATGGTGCTCTTACCAGCACCAGAAGGTGCGGAGAGGATGAGTAACCTCCCCCCACCCCTCCGAAGGAGGGGAGTGCCTAACGGACAGTCGTGGG
Coding sequences:
- the nadD gene encoding nicotinate (nicotinamide) nucleotide adenylyltransferase; protein product: MKPSSHFTPISTPLPSEGLGEAFPSSGEASIGIFGGSFNPIHNGHIALAKAFLEKENLDEVWFMVSPQNPFKVNQQLLADHLRLDLVRKATADNPHFKASDYEFRLPKPSYTWNTLQHLSHDFPTHRFTLLVGGDNWEAFDRWYHAEDILTHYPIVVYPRHNQRISETSLPHGVTILQTPFIDISSTDIRQRVSQGKTIDGLVPTTIISDVQRLY
- the gmk gene encoding guanylate kinase; translation: MKKIDKEHSYFGNFHYHTNDASTYQLLCQNAKYNRKHPTKAEELLWEHLRGKQLGVRFRRQHPVYDYIPDFVCLSLNLIIEVDGDYHLAEEQQLSDRERDTYLQHFGFHIIRFSNEEVLQNLDKVLNKIKTAMNKLSSENQSANITPAAKIQEDTSNIASSPNTSHDCPLGTPLLRRGGGRLLILSAPSGAGKSTIVQWLMKEHPELKLAFSISCTTRAPRGTEQNGVEYIFLSPEQFKEKIANGEFLEYEEVYEDRFYGTLKSQVESQSAAGQNVIFDVDVKGGCNIKKFYGDRALSLFIQPPSVEELRRRLVGRQTDSAEAIENRLTKASEELTFAEKFDKIIVNDDLEKAKQETYKAVKEFLEG